ATGCCACCAGCAACGCGCCGATCAACAGCGCCACGATGAACGCACCGATGCCGTTCCAACCGGCAAAGTGCCAGAAGAACCCACCGGCGGTCCCGGCAATGCTCGATCCGGCGTAGTAGCAGAACAGGTACAGCGACGAGGCCTGCCCCTTGGCTTTCACGGCGCGGCGGCCGATCCAACTGCTGGCCACCGAGTGGGCGCCGAAGAAACCAAAGGTGAAGATCAGCATGCCCGGCACCACCAGCCACAGCGGGGTGAGCAGGGTCAACGCCATGCCGGCGAGCATCAGCACAATGGTGGCCCACAGCACGCGCCGGCGACCGAGGCGGTCGGCGAGCGAGCCGATTTTTGCCGAGCTGTAGATGCCCGAGAGGTACACCAGCGACAGCAGGCCGACCACCGCCTGGCTCAGGTCGTAGGGATCGGCCAGCAGGCGATAGCCGATGTAGTTGAACAGGGTCACGAACGCGCCCATCAGCAGGAAGGCTTCGAGGAACAGCCACGGCAGGCCCGCGTCCTTGAAGTGCATGACAAAGCCCTCTACCAGGCTGCGCGGCTTGAGGCTGCTGGCGCGGAAGTTGCGCGATTCGGGGAGGATCTTCCAGAACACCGTGGCCGCGATCAGCGCCAGGGCGCCGATGATCAGCATCGCGGTGTGCCAACTGACGAAGTCGATCAACACGCCGATGATCAAGCGCCCGCTCATGCCGCCAATCGCATTGCCCCCGATGTACAGGCCCATAGCCAGGCCGATGTGTTGCGGGTGGATCTCTTCGCTGAGGTAGGTCATGGCCACGGCGGCCAGGCCGCTGAGTGACAGGCCCACCAGCGCACGCATCAGCAAGATCCCTTCCCAGGACGGCATCAGGCCGCTGGCAATCGTGGCGAGGGCGGCGCAGAACAACGCGGCGACCATCACTGGCTTACGCCCCAGGGTGTCGGAAATCGGCCCGGTGATCAGTAGGCCCAACGCCAGCATCGCCGTGGACACCGACAGGATCAGACTGCTTTGCGCCGCGTTGATAGAGAACTCGTGGGACAGCGCCGGCATCATCGGCTGCACGCAGTACAGCAGAGCAAACGTGGCAAAGCCGCCGGAGAACAACGCCAGTACCGTGCGCATGAACATCGGCGTGCCTTTTTCGATGTACTCGTCATTGAGTTGGGCCACCACCTCATCCAGGGCGGTGGGCGGAACGTCTTGAGCGAGTGGAGCGACAGCAGATTTCACGGGGACCTCGGGGAGCAAAAGCCGGCCAGGGCGGGCACTGCAAAAAAGAATATAGCTGGCTAATGATTCTTTCCAATATATTGTTCGACCTGTTTGATAGCTTTTACGACCTAATGGGGTTTGCATGGAATTGCGTCACCTGCGGTACTTCATCGCCGTTGCCGAAGAGTTGCACTTTGGCCGGGCCGCCCAGGTGCTGGGCATCTCGCAACCACCGCTGAGCCAGCAGATCCAGGCACTGGAGCGGGAGGTGGGCGCGCGGTTATTCGAGCGCACCAATCGCCGGGTTGAATTGAGCGAGGCCGGGCGCTTGTTCCTGCACGAGGCGCGGCTGGTGCTGGCGCAGGTGGATAAGGCGGCGGATGTCGCCCGTCGCGCGCAGTTGGGCGAGTTGGGGGAGTTGAAGATCGGTTTTACTTCTTCCGCACCGTTCAACGCCAGCATTCCCCAGGCGATCTTTGCGTTTCGCCAGGCCTTCCCGGCAGTGCACCTGAACCTGCAGGAAATGAGCAGCACCGAAGTGGCCGAGTCGCTGGTGGATGAGTCGATCCAGGTGGGGCTGATGCGGCCGCTGCCGTTGCCGGACTCGTTGAGTGTCATCGAGCTGATGCGTGAACCCTTGGTCGCCGTATTGAACGCCGGTCACCCGCTGGTGGAAGGCAGCGAGCGGGGCTTGTATCTGGCGCAGTTGGCTGACGAGCCCTTTGTGTTTTTCCCACGCAGCTACGGCAGTGGCCTGTATGCCCAACTGCTCAACCTGTGCCGCGACGCTGGCTTCAGCCCGCACTTCGCCCAGGAAGCGGGAGAGGCGATGACCATCATCGGCCTGGTGGCGGCGGGGCTGGGCGTGTCGGTGCTGCCGGCGTCTTACCAGCGCATCCGCATTGATGGCGTGGTGTATCGCACCTTGCTGGATCCGGAGGCGGTGACGTCGGTATGGCTGGTGCAGCGCAAGGGAGGGCAGACGCCGATGGCCAGGGCGTTTGTGGAGTTGTTGACGCTCAGGGCTGCACATTGATGTGCATGGGTTCCAATCCCTCATCGAAAATGTGGGAGGGGGCTTGCTCCCGATGAGGGAGTGTCAGTCACAGATGCGTTAACTGACACTCCTTTGGTGAAAACATAACCCGAGAAAACGAGGCCGTTTTGGTGGTGCAAGCCCCCTCACCACAGCAATCGAGTGTTACTTGGTGGTCCCGGTCTGCTCAAACAACTGCGCCGCCGAGCCCGATTCACTCACACCACCGTTGCGCAACGCGGCCATGATGTCGCGGTCCAGGTTGTTCACCCAACGGTTGTAGTTGCGATGAATCTTGCCGTCCTTGTAGCCCAGCTCGCGGCTGTCGCGGTAGGTGATGGCGTAGCTGTTGCGGGTGTAGCGGATGTCGATGGCTGCGTAATACTGGTTGCGTACGTTGATCTCGGCCTGCACCAACTGCGGGCTCAGGCGTTGCACCGTCCACTCGCGTTTCTGCAAGGCGTTGACGATGACGGTTTTCATTTTTTCTTCGCTGACCTGGGTATCGGCCTGCAGGTCGTGCTGGGTGTTGAGCACCGGCTTGCTGGTGCAGCCAGCAGTGGTCAGCAGGGCCAGGGTGATCAGGGTAGCGCGTAGCAAGGAAGACATTCCGTATTCTCCAATCGATTAAAAAGTCAGGACCAGCGGCGGAAGATCAGCGACGTATTCACGCCGCCAAAGGCAAAGTTGTTGTTCATCACGTAGTCGTTGTGCATCTCGCGAAATTCACCTTGCAGGTAATCCAGCTCGCCGCATTGCGGGTCGACTGAATCGAGGTTGAAGGTGTGCACGTACTGGTTGCGGTTCATCATCTCGATGCTGAACCACGACTCCAACGCACCGCAGGCCCCAAGGGTATGGCCGAGGAAGCTTTTCTGCGAGCTGATGGGCATGCGGCTGCCGAACAGGCTGCTGGTGGCCAGGGTCTCGGCGATGTCACCTTGATCGGTGGCAGTGCCGTGACCGTTGACGTAGCCGATGGCGGACGGTTCCAGCCCGGCATCTTCCAGGGCCAGTTCCATAGCGCGGCGCATGGTTTTCTGTTCGGGGCGGGTGGTGTGCTGCCCATCGGCGTTGCTGCCAAAGCCGACCAGTTCGGCATGGATATGCGCACCGCGCGCCAGGGCATGTTCCAACTCTTCCAGCACCAACATGCCGCCGCCTTCGCCGATCACCAGGCCATCGCGGCCGCTGTCGTAGGGGCGCGGGCTGGTCTGCGGCGCGTCGTTTTTCAGGCTGGTGGCGTAGAGCGCGTCGAACACCATAGCTTCGGTGGGGCACAGCTCCTCGGCGCCGCCGGCGAGCATTAGCGGCAGGCGGCCGAACTTGATTGCCTCATAGGCGTAGCCGATGCCCTGGCTGCCGCTGGTGCAGGCGCTGGAGGTGGGGATCAAACGCCCGGTCAGGCCAAAAAAGATGCTGATATTCGCCGCCGTGGTGTGCGGCATCATGCGCACGTAGGAGTTGGCGTTGAGCCCCTCGGCCACCGAGTTGAGCAGCATGTTGCCGAACGCCTTGATCTCGTCGGTGCTGCCGGTGGATGAGCCACACGCCACGCCCATGCGGCCGTCCTTGATCGATTCGTCACCGAGCAAACCAGCGTCCTTGAGCGCCTGCTCCGCCGCCCACACCGCCAGGCGCGAGACGCGGCCCATGCTGCGCAATTGCTTGCGGGTCCAATGGGCGGGTACCACGAAATCATCGATGGGCCCGGCCAGGCGAGTGTTCAGCTCGGTGAAGCGGTCCCACTCGTCCATGCGCCGGATACCGCTGCGGTTGGCGCGGAAGTTGGCCGAGATGGTCGCCCAATCGCCGCCCAGGGAAGTCATGCCGGCCATGCCGGTGACGACTACACGTTTCATCAGCACAGGCCCCCGTTCACGGCCAGGACCTGGCGGGTGATATAGCCGGCTTCAGCCGACATCAGGAAATTCACCGCACCGGCGACTTCTTCCGGGGTGCCCATGCGCTGTGCCGGGATCATTTTCATCAATTCTTCCACCGGTACGTTCTCATCCAGCATGGCCGTGTCGATCAGCCCTGGCGCCACGCAGTTGACGGTAATCTTGCGCTTGCCCAGCTCGATGGCGAGGGCCTTGGCGGCGCCGATCAGGCCGGCTTTCGATGCGCTGTAATTGACCTGGCCGCGATTGCCGATCAGCCCCGACACCGAGGTAATGCACACGATACGCCCGGCTGCGCGACGGCGGATCATCGGCATCATCACCGGGTGCAGTACGTTGTAGAAACCGTCCAGGTTGGTGCGCATCACCACGTCCCAATCGTCTTGCGACAGGGCCGGGAACGCGCCGTCACGGGTCAGGCCGGCATTGAGCACCACGCCGTAGTAGGCGCCATGCTGTTCAACATCCGCCTCGAGGATTGCCTTGCACGCTGCACGATCCGCCACGTCGAATTGCAGCACCCGTGCCGTACGGCCAAGGGCTTGGATCTCGACCTGCACCGCGTCGGCTTCGGCACGACCGCTGCGGCAATGCAGCACGATGTCATGCCCGGCCTGGGCCAGGCGCAAGGCAATGGCGCGGCCGATGCCACGGCTGGAGCCGGTGACCAGTACAGGTTCAGTCATGGCGTTTCGTCCTTCGATTCATCTAAATAATTGGCCGCCTGGGGCGGTCGAAATACATTCAAGCGGGCGCTGGCGTGGATACCATCACCGGTCAGGTGGCATTCGAACACACCCATGCCGTTGTCGTCTTCCAGGGAGCGCAAGCCGTGGATGCTCAACTCGGTGCCTGCGGGGAAGTGCGCCACGTTGCACTCGAACTTACGTGTGCCCAACAGGAAACCCAGTTCCACCGCTTCGCCTTTTTGGCGCGCGCGGCAACCGGCATAGGCGGCCACGCTCTGCGCCATCAACTCGACGCCGACCCAGGCTGGCAGGCTGCCGTCGGCTTGGTTGAACAGGCCGCCGGGCTTGACGGTCGTGCGGGTGTGAATCTGCTCTTCATCGAACGACAGCACCTGGTCGATCAGGATCATGTCGCCGGCGTGGGGCAGTAGTTCGGCGAGTGGCCAATCGCTCATGGGGCCTCTCCGATAATCAGGCTGACGTTATTGCCACCGAAGGCAAACGAGTTGCTCATCAGGCAGGGTTTTTCCAAGGTGTCGCCACTGCGTGCCCATTGCAAGGCGGGCAACGCGGGGTCGGGCTGACCGTCCCAGACATGGGGTGGCAGCCGGCCGTGGGTGAGGCTCAGCCAGCAAAACGCCGCTTCCAATGCACCGGCTGC
The genomic region above belongs to Pseudomonas sp. S35 and contains:
- a CDS encoding MFS transporter, producing MKSAVAPLAQDVPPTALDEVVAQLNDEYIEKGTPMFMRTVLALFSGGFATFALLYCVQPMMPALSHEFSINAAQSSLILSVSTAMLALGLLITGPISDTLGRKPVMVAALFCAALATIASGLMPSWEGILLMRALVGLSLSGLAAVAMTYLSEEIHPQHIGLAMGLYIGGNAIGGMSGRLIIGVLIDFVSWHTAMLIIGALALIAATVFWKILPESRNFRASSLKPRSLVEGFVMHFKDAGLPWLFLEAFLLMGAFVTLFNYIGYRLLADPYDLSQAVVGLLSLVYLSGIYSSAKIGSLADRLGRRRVLWATIVLMLAGMALTLLTPLWLVVPGMLIFTFGFFGAHSVASSWIGRRAVKAKGQASSLYLFCYYAGSSIAGTAGGFFWHFAGWNGIGAFIVALLIGALLVALRLAKLPPLASA
- a CDS encoding LysR family transcriptional regulator translates to MELRHLRYFIAVAEELHFGRAAQVLGISQPPLSQQIQALEREVGARLFERTNRRVELSEAGRLFLHEARLVLAQVDKAADVARRAQLGELGELKIGFTSSAPFNASIPQAIFAFRQAFPAVHLNLQEMSSTEVAESLVDESIQVGLMRPLPLPDSLSVIELMREPLVAVLNAGHPLVEGSERGLYLAQLADEPFVFFPRSYGSGLYAQLLNLCRDAGFSPHFAQEAGEAMTIIGLVAAGLGVSVLPASYQRIRIDGVVYRTLLDPEAVTSVWLVQRKGGQTPMARAFVELLTLRAAH
- a CDS encoding beta-ketoacyl-ACP synthase, with translation MKRVVVTGMAGMTSLGGDWATISANFRANRSGIRRMDEWDRFTELNTRLAGPIDDFVVPAHWTRKQLRSMGRVSRLAVWAAEQALKDAGLLGDESIKDGRMGVACGSSTGSTDEIKAFGNMLLNSVAEGLNANSYVRMMPHTTAANISIFFGLTGRLIPTSSACTSGSQGIGYAYEAIKFGRLPLMLAGGAEELCPTEAMVFDALYATSLKNDAPQTSPRPYDSGRDGLVIGEGGGMLVLEELEHALARGAHIHAELVGFGSNADGQHTTRPEQKTMRRAMELALEDAGLEPSAIGYVNGHGTATDQGDIAETLATSSLFGSRMPISSQKSFLGHTLGACGALESWFSIEMMNRNQYVHTFNLDSVDPQCGELDYLQGEFREMHNDYVMNNNFAFGGVNTSLIFRRWS
- a CDS encoding 3-ketoacyl-ACP reductase FabG2, whose protein sequence is MTEPVLVTGSSRGIGRAIALRLAQAGHDIVLHCRSGRAEADAVQVEIQALGRTARVLQFDVADRAACKAILEADVEQHGAYYGVVLNAGLTRDGAFPALSQDDWDVVMRTNLDGFYNVLHPVMMPMIRRRAAGRIVCITSVSGLIGNRGQVNYSASKAGLIGAAKALAIELGKRKITVNCVAPGLIDTAMLDENVPVEELMKMIPAQRMGTPEEVAGAVNFLMSAEAGYITRQVLAVNGGLC
- a CDS encoding hotdog family protein; amino-acid sequence: MSDWPLAELLPHAGDMILIDQVLSFDEEQIHTRTTVKPGGLFNQADGSLPAWVGVELMAQSVAAYAGCRARQKGEAVELGFLLGTRKFECNVAHFPAGTELSIHGLRSLEDDNGMGVFECHLTGDGIHASARLNVFRPPQAANYLDESKDETP